In Gadus macrocephalus chromosome 11, ASM3116895v1, a single genomic region encodes these proteins:
- the camsap1b gene encoding calmodulin-regulated spectrin-associated protein 1-B isoform X1 encodes MDLDLCAGGDSTRRKMDLSAVAEGSIEVVPLEMYDSARAKIDANLRWLFAKAYGIDHIPEDLRDPFYTDQYDQEHIKPPVLRLLLSCELYCRVCSLILKTEQASALQSHLCVLQALSRKGLYVVESDDTPVTDGDLASMPIKMSSHMPMIDTLMMAYTVEMISIEKVVASVKRFSTFSASKELPFDLEDAMLFWINKVNMKMREYTEREHKVKQHPLESPGHQKSDFMLANCMLEAEEHLDVVRYRREHGGSRLLPFFPVMEDLMKDVCDGAALLSVVHYYCPDVMKLEDICLKEVTSMADSLYNLQLLKEFSSEYLNKSFYLSQEDMLYSPLVLKHNVMVFIAELFWWFETVKPEFVQPKHLQEFKDAQALAQPKCSRPTVPISNATKRSFLASPGIAESQSNPEACSRYFLHPEESDPMKGSASFSPSHPLLPLRQRQQKTQADEGGGLRNRSNSLTQMEGPPRGSVIAWPDKRQRPMSSLNPYLMDGEADLASGDSVSLARSISKDSLASNILHVTPKHQAAGLHPQPGHHPMQGLHSQPPRRVNGHGLLGNVHMDDEGDEDGLAAGVRPHVAPAPRGVEVLPPPAESDPEADGFFLEPLTPAVLRPAKEKSVCLNKEDECGEGPRPSGRGSLRRGDAPSSAVRRKTPSLLNRTFASGEEDPPPPEPPQGGAAAPDPQTRGQRSSGFFLHVDSVEDEAAPEPEPGPERDPPADEDDDEDLDEALTTKDPHWQRKAFSDEEEESAKLREDMKVKEHVDKEDKEAGGGGSGRSSPCLSTHSQASSVASSVASCSVRMTSFAERRAHHQRFGSNHDLRSSASSSQRTTPDGSECSGPLASSWRMKRDQSPSSPLGARGGGEGGGGANMLASELVQLHMQLEEKRRAIEHQKKKMEVLSARQRQKLGKAAFLHIVKKGGGRSDTLPNPLKADLSKDDVNGGKDAASKDDFCVEALRAEKEAEPPPPPPVALETEKKGGNGGFHPEEELDLNECNRSIELLNDAIGSIQQQMMQLSFQQEMLMKQNVTALPAAGLPPPAADKFADPNVRAAVHYVEATGAAPVMRKPPKLSSARGPRTKPSELKIAKETSRPASRTLGQSAAAESPSNARLTPGGRSPRDPPDSPRTPAAAAPEPSHRPGAGHQRSASFRLNDEDNMRQPTRLDPAALAASEVSSSSDEGPPGPPEPDAAEGRRREGAEELQRSRAPLIEVDLSGLGDPEEEGGAPDVSVDGLDGEQKAVLGFFFKDEQKAEDELAKKRAAFLLKQQKKAEEARLRKYQLEAESELKREEARRKADEDQRKKEEEKTRRELIKQEYLRRKQQELLEEQGLARPKLPKLPKTPKPKQKARPKSIFREESASDKCSSSMSDNLISAQSGSSLSLASAATNEADSVNSGGAGSQRCDSVESFPGSRNPSRMAERDWDNGSTASSITSMAEYTGPKLFKEPSAKSNKAIIHNAISHCCLAGKVNEPQKNQILEELERSDSNHLLILFRDGGCQFRSLYTFVPDTEEMHKLTGSGPKSITKKMIDKMYKYSSDRKQFTAIPAKTVSVSVDALTIHNHLWQAKRGTVPKKSAK; translated from the exons ATGGACCTTGATTTATGTGCCGGAGGGGATAGCACCCGTCGAAAAATGGATTTGTCTGCGGTCGCAGAGGGCAGCATCGAGGTGGTACCGTTGGAGATGTACGATTCTGCCAGGGCAAAGATAGATGCCAATCTACGCTGGCTGTTTGCGAAAGCCTACGGCATTG accacATCCCGGAGGACCTGCGCGACCCTTTCTACACGGACCAGTACGACCAGGAGCACATCAAGCCCCCggtgctgcggctgctgctgtccTGCGAGCTGTACTGCCGCGTGTGCTCGCTGATCCTGAAGACGGAGCAGGCGTCGGCGCTGCAGTCCCACCTCTGCGTCCTCCAGGCCCTGTCCCGCAAGGGCCTGTACGTGGTGGAGAGCGACGACACGCCCGTCACCGACGGGGACCTCGCCTCCATGCCCATCAAAATG aGTTCCCACATGCCGATGATCGACACCCTGATGATGGCCTACACGGTGGAGATGATCAGCATCGAGAAGGTGGTGGCCTCCGTCAAGCGCTTCTCCACCTTCAGTGCCTCCAAGGAGCTGCCCTTCGACCTGGAGGACGCCATGTTGTTCTGGATCAACAAG gtGAACATGAAGATGAGGGAGTACACAGAAAGGGAGCACAAAGTCAAGCAGCACCCGCTGGAGTCCCCCGGCCATCAGAAG TCTGACTTCATGCTGGCAAACTGCATGTTGGAGGCTGAGGAACACTTGGACGTG GTGCGGTACCGCCGGGAGCATGGAGGCAGCCGCCTGCTGCCCTTCTTCCCTGTCATGGAGGACCTGATGAAGGACGTGTGCGACGGCGCGGCGCTGCTCTCCGTGGTCCACTACTACTGCCCCGACGTCATGAAGCTAGAGG ACATCTGCCTGAAGGAGGTGACCTCGATGGCCGACAGCCTCTACAACCTCCAGCTGCTCAAAGAGTTCTCCAGCGAGTATCTGAACAAGAGCTTCTACCTGTCCCAGGAGGACATGCTGTACTCGCCGCTGGTGCTGAAG cacaACGTGATGGTGTTCATCGCGGAGCTCTTCTGGTGGTTTGAGACGGTCAAACCCGAGTTTGTCCAACCCAAGCACCTGCAGGAGTTCAAGGATG ctcaAGCCCTGGCTCAGCCCAAGTGCTCTCGTCCCACCGTCCCCATCTCCAACGCCACCAAGCGTAGCTTCCTGGCCAGCCCCGGCATAGCCGAGTCCCAGAGCAACCCTGAGGCCTGCAGCCGCTACTTCCTGCACCCTGAGGAGTCTGACCCCAT GAAGGGCAGCGCATCGTTCAGCCCCTCCCACCCGCTGCTCCCTCTCAGACAGAGGCAGCAGAAGACGCAGGCCGACGAAGGGGGAG GTCTGAGGAACCGGTCCAACTCTCTGACGCAGATGGAGGGACCGCCCCGAGGCTCTGTCATCGCCTGGCCGGACAAGAGACAGAG GCCGATGTCCAGCCTCAACCCCTACCTGATGGACGGCGAGGCGGACCTGGCGTCGGGCGACAGCGTGAGCCTGGCGCGCTCCATCAGCAAGGACAGCCTGGCCTCCAACATCCTCCACGTCACGCCCAAGCACCAGGCCGCCGGGCTCCACCCCCAGCCCGGGCACCACCCCATGCAGGGGCTCCACTCCCAGCCCCCCCGCCGGGTCAACGGCCACGGCCTCCTGGGCAACGTCCACATGGACGACGAGGGCGACGAGGACGGCCTGGCGGCGGGGGTCCGGCCCCACgtggccccggccccccggggggtcgaggtcctgcccccccccgcgGAGTCCGACCCCGAGGCGGACGGCTTCTTCCTGGAGCCCCTGACGCCGGCGGTGCTGCGGCCCGCCAAGGAGAAGTCGGTGTGCCTGAACAAGGAGGACGAGTGCGGGGAGGGTCCGCGGCCGTCTGGGAGGGGCTCGCTGCGCCGGGGCGACGCCCCCTCCTCGGCCGTGCGGAGAAAAACCCCCTCGCTCCTCAACCGCACCTTCGCCTCGGGGGAGGAGGACCCCCCGCCGCCGGAGCCCCCCCAGGGCGGCGCCGCCGCTCCGGACCCCCAGACCAGAGGGCAGCGCTCCTCGGGGTTCTTCCTGCACGTGGACAGCGTGGAGGACGAGGCGGCGCCGGAGCCGGAGCCGGGGCCGGAGCGGGACCCCCCCGCGGACGAGGACGATGACGAGGACCTGGATGAGGCCCTCACCACCAAGGACCCCCACTGGCAGAGGAAGGCCTTctccgacgaggaggaggagtcggccAAGCTGCGGGAGGACATGAAGGTGAAGGAGCACGTGGACAAGGAGGACAAggaggcgggcggcggcggcagcgggcgCTCCAGCCCCTGCCTCAGCACCCACTCGCAGGCCAGCAGCGTGGCGAGCAGCGTGGCCAGCTGCAGCGTGCGCATGACCTCCTTCGCCGAGCGCCGCGCCCACCACCAGCGCTTCGGCAGCAACCACGACCTGCGCTCCAGCGCCTCCAGCTCCCAGCGGACCACGCCCGACGGCTCCGAGTGCAGCGGGCCCCtggcctcctcctggaggaTGAAGCGGGACCAGAGCCCTTCGTCCCCCCTGGGGGCCCGCGGCGGCggggagggcggcggcggcgccaaCATGCTGGCGTCGGAGCTGGTGCAGCTCCACATGCAGCTGGAGGAGAAGCGGCGGGCCATCGAGcaccagaagaagaagatggaggtgCTGTCGGCGCGGCAGCGGCAGAAGCTGGGCAAGGCGGCGTTCCTGCACATCGTCAAGAAGGGCGGCGGCAGGAGCGACACGCTGCCCAACCCGCTCAAGGCGGACCTCTCCAAAGACGACGTGAACGGGGGGAAGGACGCGGCGTCCAAGGACGACTTCTGCGTGGAAGCCCTGAGGGcggagaaggaggcggagccgccccccccgccgccggtcGCCCTGGAGACGGAGAAGAAGGGCGGCAACGGGGGCTTCCAcccggaggaggagctggacctgAACGAGTGCAACCGCTCCATCGAGCTGCTGAACGACGCCATCGGCAGCATCCAGCAGCAGATGATGCAGCTGTCCTTCCAGCAGGAGATGCTCATGAAGCAGAACGTGACGGCGCTCCCCGCGGCCGGCCtcccgccgcccgccgccgacAAGTTCGCCGACCCCAACGTCCGCGCCGCCGTGCACTACGTGGAGGCCACGGGCGCCGCCCCCGTCATGAGGAAGCCCCCCAAGCTGTCCTCCGCCCGCGGCCCCAGGACCAAGCCGTCGGAGCTCAAGATCGCCAAGGAGACGAGCCGCCCGGCCTCCCGGACCCTCGGCCAGAGCGCGGCGGCGGAAAGCCCTTCCAACGCGAGGCTCACCCCCGGGGGGCGGTCCCCCAGGGACCCCCCCGACAGCCCCCggacccccgccgccgccgccccagaGCCCTCCCACCGGCCGGGCGCCGGCCACCAGCGGAGCGCCTCCTTCCGGCTCAACGACGAGGACAACATGCGCCAGCCCACCCGGCTGGACCCCGCGGCGCTGGCCGCCTCGGAggtgtcctcctcctccgacgagggcccccccgggcccccggaGCCGGACGCCGCCGAGGGCcggcggagggagggggcggaggagcTCCAGCGCAGCAGGGCCCCCCTGATCGAGGTGGACCTGTCGGGGCTCGGGGacccggaggaggagggcggggcgcCCGACGTCTCGGTGGACGGCCTGGACGGGGAGCAGAAGGCCGTCCTGGGCTTCTTCTTCAAG GACGAGCAGAAGGCGGAGGACGAGCTGGCCAAGAAGCGGGCCGCCTTCCTGCTGAAGCAGCAGAAGAAGGCTGAGGAGGCACGCCTCCGCAAGTACCAGCTGGAGGCGGAGTCTGAGCTGAAGAGGGAGGAAGCAAG GCGGAAGGCGGACGAGGACCAgcggaagaaggaggaggagaagacgcgGCGGGAGCTCATCAAGCAGGAGTACCTGCGGCGCAAGCAGCAGGAGCTCCTTGAGGAGCAGGGCCTGGCCCGGCCCAAGCTCCCCAAACTCCCCAAGACCCCCAAGCCCAAGCAGAAGGCCCGGCCCAAGTCCATCTTCAGGGAGGAGTCGGCCAGCGACAAGTGCTCTTCCTCCATGT CTGACAACCTGATCAGCGCCCAGTCGGGCTCCAGTCTGTCCCTGGCCTCGGCCGCCACAAACGAGGCCGACAGCGTCAACTCTGGAGGGGCCGGCTCCCAACG CTGTGATTCGGTGGAATCCTTCCCTGGCAGCCGCAACCCCAGTCGCATGGCGGAGAGGGACTGGGACAACggctccaccgcctcctccatcacctccatggCTGAGTACACTG gTCCCAAGCTGTTCAAGGAGCCCAGCGCCAAGTCCAACAAGGCCATCATCCACAACGCCATCTCCCACTGCTGCCTGGCGGGGAAGGTCAACGAGCCCCAGAAGAACCAGATCCTGGAG gagctggagcGCAGTGACTCCAACCACCTGTTGATCCTGTTCCGGGACGGCGGCTGCCAGTTCCGCTCGCTCTACACCTTCGTCCCCGACACGGAGGAGATGCACAAGCTGACGGGCTCGGGGCCCAAGAGCATCACCAAGAAGATGATCGACAAGATGTACAAGTACAGCTCGGACCGCAAGCAGTTCACCGCCATCCCCGCCAAGACGGTGTCGGTGAGCGTGGACGCCCTCACCATCCACAACCACCtgtggcaggccaagaggggcACCGTGCCAAAGAAGAGCGCCAAATAG
- the camsap1b gene encoding calmodulin-regulated spectrin-associated protein 1-B isoform X3, which yields MDLDLCAGGDSTRRKMDLSAVAEGSIEVVPLEMYDSARAKIDANLRWLFAKAYGIDHIPEDLRDPFYTDQYDQEHIKPPVLRLLLSCELYCRVCSLILKTEQASALQSHLCVLQALSRKGLYVVESDDTPVTDGDLASMPIKMSSHMPMIDTLMMAYTVEMISIEKVVASVKRFSTFSASKELPFDLEDAMLFWINKVNMKMREYTEREHKVKQHPLESPGHQKVRYRREHGGSRLLPFFPVMEDLMKDVCDGAALLSVVHYYCPDVMKLEDICLKEVTSMADSLYNLQLLKEFSSEYLNKSFYLSQEDMLYSPLVLKHNVMVFIAELFWWFETVKPEFVQPKHLQEFKDAQALAQPKCSRPTVPISNATKRSFLASPGIAESQSNPEACSRYFLHPEESDPMKGSASFSPSHPLLPLRQRQQKTQADEGGGLRNRSNSLTQMEGPPRGSVIAWPDKRQRPMSSLNPYLMDGEADLASGDSVSLARSISKDSLASNILHVTPKHQAAGLHPQPGHHPMQGLHSQPPRRVNGHGLLGNVHMDDEGDEDGLAAGVRPHVAPAPRGVEVLPPPAESDPEADGFFLEPLTPAVLRPAKEKSVCLNKEDECGEGPRPSGRGSLRRGDAPSSAVRRKTPSLLNRTFASGEEDPPPPEPPQGGAAAPDPQTRGQRSSGFFLHVDSVEDEAAPEPEPGPERDPPADEDDDEDLDEALTTKDPHWQRKAFSDEEEESAKLREDMKVKEHVDKEDKEAGGGGSGRSSPCLSTHSQASSVASSVASCSVRMTSFAERRAHHQRFGSNHDLRSSASSSQRTTPDGSECSGPLASSWRMKRDQSPSSPLGARGGGEGGGGANMLASELVQLHMQLEEKRRAIEHQKKKMEVLSARQRQKLGKAAFLHIVKKGGGRSDTLPNPLKADLSKDDVNGGKDAASKDDFCVEALRAEKEAEPPPPPPVALETEKKGGNGGFHPEEELDLNECNRSIELLNDAIGSIQQQMMQLSFQQEMLMKQNVTALPAAGLPPPAADKFADPNVRAAVHYVEATGAAPVMRKPPKLSSARGPRTKPSELKIAKETSRPASRTLGQSAAAESPSNARLTPGGRSPRDPPDSPRTPAAAAPEPSHRPGAGHQRSASFRLNDEDNMRQPTRLDPAALAASEVSSSSDEGPPGPPEPDAAEGRRREGAEELQRSRAPLIEVDLSGLGDPEEEGGAPDVSVDGLDGEQKAVLGFFFKDEQKAEDELAKKRAAFLLKQQKKAEEARLRKYQLEAESELKREEARRKADEDQRKKEEEKTRRELIKQEYLRRKQQELLEEQGLARPKLPKLPKTPKPKQKARPKSIFREESASDKCSSSMSDNLISAQSGSSLSLASAATNEADSVNSGGAGSQRCDSVESFPGSRNPSRMAERDWDNGSTASSITSMAEYTGPKLFKEPSAKSNKAIIHNAISHCCLAGKVNEPQKNQILEELERSDSNHLLILFRDGGCQFRSLYTFVPDTEEMHKLTGSGPKSITKKMIDKMYKYSSDRKQFTAIPAKTVSVSVDALTIHNHLWQAKRGTVPKKSAK from the exons ATGGACCTTGATTTATGTGCCGGAGGGGATAGCACCCGTCGAAAAATGGATTTGTCTGCGGTCGCAGAGGGCAGCATCGAGGTGGTACCGTTGGAGATGTACGATTCTGCCAGGGCAAAGATAGATGCCAATCTACGCTGGCTGTTTGCGAAAGCCTACGGCATTG accacATCCCGGAGGACCTGCGCGACCCTTTCTACACGGACCAGTACGACCAGGAGCACATCAAGCCCCCggtgctgcggctgctgctgtccTGCGAGCTGTACTGCCGCGTGTGCTCGCTGATCCTGAAGACGGAGCAGGCGTCGGCGCTGCAGTCCCACCTCTGCGTCCTCCAGGCCCTGTCCCGCAAGGGCCTGTACGTGGTGGAGAGCGACGACACGCCCGTCACCGACGGGGACCTCGCCTCCATGCCCATCAAAATG aGTTCCCACATGCCGATGATCGACACCCTGATGATGGCCTACACGGTGGAGATGATCAGCATCGAGAAGGTGGTGGCCTCCGTCAAGCGCTTCTCCACCTTCAGTGCCTCCAAGGAGCTGCCCTTCGACCTGGAGGACGCCATGTTGTTCTGGATCAACAAG gtGAACATGAAGATGAGGGAGTACACAGAAAGGGAGCACAAAGTCAAGCAGCACCCGCTGGAGTCCCCCGGCCATCAGAAG GTGCGGTACCGCCGGGAGCATGGAGGCAGCCGCCTGCTGCCCTTCTTCCCTGTCATGGAGGACCTGATGAAGGACGTGTGCGACGGCGCGGCGCTGCTCTCCGTGGTCCACTACTACTGCCCCGACGTCATGAAGCTAGAGG ACATCTGCCTGAAGGAGGTGACCTCGATGGCCGACAGCCTCTACAACCTCCAGCTGCTCAAAGAGTTCTCCAGCGAGTATCTGAACAAGAGCTTCTACCTGTCCCAGGAGGACATGCTGTACTCGCCGCTGGTGCTGAAG cacaACGTGATGGTGTTCATCGCGGAGCTCTTCTGGTGGTTTGAGACGGTCAAACCCGAGTTTGTCCAACCCAAGCACCTGCAGGAGTTCAAGGATG ctcaAGCCCTGGCTCAGCCCAAGTGCTCTCGTCCCACCGTCCCCATCTCCAACGCCACCAAGCGTAGCTTCCTGGCCAGCCCCGGCATAGCCGAGTCCCAGAGCAACCCTGAGGCCTGCAGCCGCTACTTCCTGCACCCTGAGGAGTCTGACCCCAT GAAGGGCAGCGCATCGTTCAGCCCCTCCCACCCGCTGCTCCCTCTCAGACAGAGGCAGCAGAAGACGCAGGCCGACGAAGGGGGAG GTCTGAGGAACCGGTCCAACTCTCTGACGCAGATGGAGGGACCGCCCCGAGGCTCTGTCATCGCCTGGCCGGACAAGAGACAGAG GCCGATGTCCAGCCTCAACCCCTACCTGATGGACGGCGAGGCGGACCTGGCGTCGGGCGACAGCGTGAGCCTGGCGCGCTCCATCAGCAAGGACAGCCTGGCCTCCAACATCCTCCACGTCACGCCCAAGCACCAGGCCGCCGGGCTCCACCCCCAGCCCGGGCACCACCCCATGCAGGGGCTCCACTCCCAGCCCCCCCGCCGGGTCAACGGCCACGGCCTCCTGGGCAACGTCCACATGGACGACGAGGGCGACGAGGACGGCCTGGCGGCGGGGGTCCGGCCCCACgtggccccggccccccggggggtcgaggtcctgcccccccccgcgGAGTCCGACCCCGAGGCGGACGGCTTCTTCCTGGAGCCCCTGACGCCGGCGGTGCTGCGGCCCGCCAAGGAGAAGTCGGTGTGCCTGAACAAGGAGGACGAGTGCGGGGAGGGTCCGCGGCCGTCTGGGAGGGGCTCGCTGCGCCGGGGCGACGCCCCCTCCTCGGCCGTGCGGAGAAAAACCCCCTCGCTCCTCAACCGCACCTTCGCCTCGGGGGAGGAGGACCCCCCGCCGCCGGAGCCCCCCCAGGGCGGCGCCGCCGCTCCGGACCCCCAGACCAGAGGGCAGCGCTCCTCGGGGTTCTTCCTGCACGTGGACAGCGTGGAGGACGAGGCGGCGCCGGAGCCGGAGCCGGGGCCGGAGCGGGACCCCCCCGCGGACGAGGACGATGACGAGGACCTGGATGAGGCCCTCACCACCAAGGACCCCCACTGGCAGAGGAAGGCCTTctccgacgaggaggaggagtcggccAAGCTGCGGGAGGACATGAAGGTGAAGGAGCACGTGGACAAGGAGGACAAggaggcgggcggcggcggcagcgggcgCTCCAGCCCCTGCCTCAGCACCCACTCGCAGGCCAGCAGCGTGGCGAGCAGCGTGGCCAGCTGCAGCGTGCGCATGACCTCCTTCGCCGAGCGCCGCGCCCACCACCAGCGCTTCGGCAGCAACCACGACCTGCGCTCCAGCGCCTCCAGCTCCCAGCGGACCACGCCCGACGGCTCCGAGTGCAGCGGGCCCCtggcctcctcctggaggaTGAAGCGGGACCAGAGCCCTTCGTCCCCCCTGGGGGCCCGCGGCGGCggggagggcggcggcggcgccaaCATGCTGGCGTCGGAGCTGGTGCAGCTCCACATGCAGCTGGAGGAGAAGCGGCGGGCCATCGAGcaccagaagaagaagatggaggtgCTGTCGGCGCGGCAGCGGCAGAAGCTGGGCAAGGCGGCGTTCCTGCACATCGTCAAGAAGGGCGGCGGCAGGAGCGACACGCTGCCCAACCCGCTCAAGGCGGACCTCTCCAAAGACGACGTGAACGGGGGGAAGGACGCGGCGTCCAAGGACGACTTCTGCGTGGAAGCCCTGAGGGcggagaaggaggcggagccgccccccccgccgccggtcGCCCTGGAGACGGAGAAGAAGGGCGGCAACGGGGGCTTCCAcccggaggaggagctggacctgAACGAGTGCAACCGCTCCATCGAGCTGCTGAACGACGCCATCGGCAGCATCCAGCAGCAGATGATGCAGCTGTCCTTCCAGCAGGAGATGCTCATGAAGCAGAACGTGACGGCGCTCCCCGCGGCCGGCCtcccgccgcccgccgccgacAAGTTCGCCGACCCCAACGTCCGCGCCGCCGTGCACTACGTGGAGGCCACGGGCGCCGCCCCCGTCATGAGGAAGCCCCCCAAGCTGTCCTCCGCCCGCGGCCCCAGGACCAAGCCGTCGGAGCTCAAGATCGCCAAGGAGACGAGCCGCCCGGCCTCCCGGACCCTCGGCCAGAGCGCGGCGGCGGAAAGCCCTTCCAACGCGAGGCTCACCCCCGGGGGGCGGTCCCCCAGGGACCCCCCCGACAGCCCCCggacccccgccgccgccgccccagaGCCCTCCCACCGGCCGGGCGCCGGCCACCAGCGGAGCGCCTCCTTCCGGCTCAACGACGAGGACAACATGCGCCAGCCCACCCGGCTGGACCCCGCGGCGCTGGCCGCCTCGGAggtgtcctcctcctccgacgagggcccccccgggcccccggaGCCGGACGCCGCCGAGGGCcggcggagggagggggcggaggagcTCCAGCGCAGCAGGGCCCCCCTGATCGAGGTGGACCTGTCGGGGCTCGGGGacccggaggaggagggcggggcgcCCGACGTCTCGGTGGACGGCCTGGACGGGGAGCAGAAGGCCGTCCTGGGCTTCTTCTTCAAG GACGAGCAGAAGGCGGAGGACGAGCTGGCCAAGAAGCGGGCCGCCTTCCTGCTGAAGCAGCAGAAGAAGGCTGAGGAGGCACGCCTCCGCAAGTACCAGCTGGAGGCGGAGTCTGAGCTGAAGAGGGAGGAAGCAAG GCGGAAGGCGGACGAGGACCAgcggaagaaggaggaggagaagacgcgGCGGGAGCTCATCAAGCAGGAGTACCTGCGGCGCAAGCAGCAGGAGCTCCTTGAGGAGCAGGGCCTGGCCCGGCCCAAGCTCCCCAAACTCCCCAAGACCCCCAAGCCCAAGCAGAAGGCCCGGCCCAAGTCCATCTTCAGGGAGGAGTCGGCCAGCGACAAGTGCTCTTCCTCCATGT CTGACAACCTGATCAGCGCCCAGTCGGGCTCCAGTCTGTCCCTGGCCTCGGCCGCCACAAACGAGGCCGACAGCGTCAACTCTGGAGGGGCCGGCTCCCAACG CTGTGATTCGGTGGAATCCTTCCCTGGCAGCCGCAACCCCAGTCGCATGGCGGAGAGGGACTGGGACAACggctccaccgcctcctccatcacctccatggCTGAGTACACTG gTCCCAAGCTGTTCAAGGAGCCCAGCGCCAAGTCCAACAAGGCCATCATCCACAACGCCATCTCCCACTGCTGCCTGGCGGGGAAGGTCAACGAGCCCCAGAAGAACCAGATCCTGGAG gagctggagcGCAGTGACTCCAACCACCTGTTGATCCTGTTCCGGGACGGCGGCTGCCAGTTCCGCTCGCTCTACACCTTCGTCCCCGACACGGAGGAGATGCACAAGCTGACGGGCTCGGGGCCCAAGAGCATCACCAAGAAGATGATCGACAAGATGTACAAGTACAGCTCGGACCGCAAGCAGTTCACCGCCATCCCCGCCAAGACGGTGTCGGTGAGCGTGGACGCCCTCACCATCCACAACCACCtgtggcaggccaagaggggcACCGTGCCAAAGAAGAGCGCCAAATAG